One Magnolia sinica isolate HGM2019 chromosome 2, MsV1, whole genome shotgun sequence genomic window, caaCGTTTGGACTACTttgatcattctattgatgtaattttaTTGATGCAACCGATAATCTGATTGCTTTCAgatatcatcaatgggccacatgtacaatggattagtagcctagtggcacacatgcGACTTTCATGCCTTTAAAAATGAGCAAAAAATGAGAGGATTGGCATTCTCAGAAAAAGGAAGAGATTGCAAAACTCAGCAAAACTGAGTATTTGGAATCCATATGGAGTCCAAATACCTCCCAATCCATGCTGCTAAACACCCCTATAGTGTATGAGATAGACTTGAGAAAAAGTACAAGCACCAACCCCCAATCCCCCAAactaccaaaaataaaatagaagctCAGAAGCTTGTGGGAGTTGAGTAGCGGGAGGATCAAGAGATAATCTTCCATGGAATACCCAATGCCCACTCCCCATTCTACAAGTAGGCCGAGGAATCCTGTGGCCACCTTTTCATTACCAATGAATTCATAGGGAAAATCTGGGCCAGACAAGGAAGGCTAACATATGGTGGAACCTATCGCTGATGCCTTAAAGAGATGGACTAGGATTGGAGGAAGGCCAAAAAGTCATGGGAGATTGGATCTGAACCCTTTCTTCCTCACCTGGCCGACTTGGGTGGATGTATCTCAGTAACACCATACTAAGTATATTCTAATTTGTTATAGAAGCCTTCTTCAAGGCAAGTGAGAAGGATGTCCTCAAAATGTTACTTGAGGAGACTTCAGATCCATTTAGCCTGACCCACTGGCCACAAAAGAAAATAGActattataaaataattttcttataggatttttttttttttttgttatgcaTTTGTTTATTGAGTTCCAAAATTGTTCTAGCCAGGAATGTGAGAAGGATGTCCTCAAAGTGTTACTTGAGGAGAGTTCCGATCTGTTTAGCTTGACCAGCAggccaaaaaagaaaatagactATTCTAAAATAATTTCCttctaggattttatttttattttttattttttgttctgcATTTGTTTATCCAGTTCTAAAattgttcagattagacacccatgacacgtgtgcaaaggtgtgcacgtgcgtaggtgtgcaggggagcatgactctctctctctctctctctctatatatatatatatatatatatatatatatagggaaaaggttctatatggtcgagctgtgtgggccccaccatgatgtgtgtagaacatctaccccatcagtgagATGCACCATTCGATattgggcctagggcttaaaaataaagtcaatccgtgacttgtgtgggccacaccacatacaaaagttgagaggggttaccctccattaaaacattcataatcattttttaggcccaccgagatgtggttcacaaatccagcccatccattatgtgtgtcccacttggatgaggggtcagaccaaatttcagacgcatccaaatttcagatgggccccaccaagtgcttttatatgttttaggcatgtcttcacatgattttagatggtatggcccactggagttccgcatacagctgatttttgggatatcccataatttaaaaggaacccatcaaatgcacggtgttgatgttcaacatacatcgtggtggggcccacacagctcgacctcatggggagttcccatgagctcgaccgtatagaacctatatatatatatatatatatatatatatatatatatatatatatatatatatatatatatatatatatatattcaggatCTTCTAATCTAGGGACTGTTTATGGACTGTTGATGATAAGGCCCATCATCTCACCATCAGCCACTTGCAGATTGTTTCATACATTTTTACTACTTTTATGCAAGGAATCACTCACTCTAGATATTTGTGCTGTCTTGTTTTGGAGtttcttttcccaattcaatAAAATTCCCTTGATTTTGGTAATGGCATTGAAGTTCATTCTTCTGTTTTTGAGGTGGGTGATCCTGGTGTGGACCATGACTGCTGGCAGAGGCCAGAAACCATGGCCGAAGAAAGACCTCTTACACAGGTGAACAAATCTTCTCCAGGAACAGAGGTTGCAGCTGAAACTGCTGCGGCTCTCGCATCAGCTTCTCTGGTTTTCAAAGCCATCAACTCCACGTATTCAGATTTGCTTCTTGAGCATGCTGAACAGCTATTTACATTTGCTGACACTCATAGAGGTTCTTACAGTATCAGCATTCCACAAGTCCAGAAATTCTACAACTCCACAGGATATGAAGATGAGCTATTGTGGGCTGCTGCCTGGCTCTATCATGCAACTAGTGACACATCATACCTTAAGTATGTCACTGTAGAAAATGGAGAGGAGTTCGCGGATTGGGAAGAACCATCATGGTTTAGTTGGGACAACAAACTTGCAGGAGCACAGGTACTTGCATATATCCATTTCTAAGAAGATGCATATTCCCCTTTTTCCAGATACATTTGTCCTAGTTTACTCTTCAAATATATTCATCTACTTTCTGAATATAAGTTGTAATTTACATGTTATTATGGAAACTACTGGATAACTCTTGTCATTCTTGAAGCTATAGAATCAGTTTATgctatgaagggaaaacaaattttcTATCTGTTTTCAATCCAAAAGCTTTACATGATGGAGTAACTTGATAAAAGAGAATTTACTGTTATTCCTAAAGTTAGATTGTTTGAAGAATTCCTATTCTTCATGTATCCAAAGAAAAGACGAAATCAGGAAAACAAAGAAGATTGATTTTCTTAATGAGTTGGGTAATAAGTTCATCCCTGTGCCAaaactaaacaaatagaaagagaaaACTTTGCAAAGGAGCCTTGTATACCATTTGCTTCCAGAAGGTATCTAGCACTATGAAGTTGGGAGAGTGAAAATCCATTGCAAGAAACCAAACGACCATTTGAAAGTCTCCCTCAATCAAAATAGTGGCTGTCTAGCATTTCaactaataagagcttatttgcttatttctaaaaaaacaaatcttttttaaaaaatagatttttttggtAATGGTCTAATTTTACACCTACAAAATTTAGAAATAAGAGATTTACCTCTTAATTCTTTATGCAAGTAaagtttactttttttttaaaaatatttattttgctAAACGGCTAATTTTGGGAAAAGTTTGTCCTTgaactttttaagtaattctcatcttaccttcttctcttctctttacaatctctctctctcaggtgggcccacatgatgaacaaccataTTGAAAGCGAGCCCTTCATGATGCATGGTCGAAATTAAGGTGGCCCAAAAAATGAATGGTTAAcagcaaaggtgggccccacatgatggatggcccacatcaaaatgtggctTTACATGATGGAtgagatgatccacatcaaatgggacccacctgatgggcggtccacatcaaaggtgggacccacatgatggatgattgatatcaaaggtgggcccacatgatgaatggcccatattgaaggtgggactccacatgatgaatggtccacatcaacgtgggcccacataatggatagagTGAGCCTTACATGATGGGTGGACCAAATCAAAGTGTGGTCCCatgtgatggacaatccacatcaaataggccccacttaatggatggttcacattcaaGGTCTCGCGTGATGGACgtcccatatccaaagtggcccaacatggtgggtgatccacatagaaggtatGCCCCACATGATGActggtggacatcaaaagtgggccccacatgatgaatggcccacatcaaacATGGGccatacatgatggatggcccacatcaaagtgtggccctacatgatggaagcccacatcaagttgggccccacataatggacagtccacatcaaatgtcggcccctaatgatgaatggcccacatctatggcgggccctgcatgatgggcaatccattttgaaggtggggcccacacaatggacacaACAAATGTGGACTCCACGTTATGAGCAATAGATATTGAAGGGTCCACATGAAGGACAATTACCACggatggtggatcccacgtgatggatgacctacatcaaggtgggccccacataatggacagttcaCATTAGAGGTCgggccctaatgatgaatggtccacatccaagatgggctccacatgatggatggcccactttgaagttGCCATACGATGAACCGACCACTTCAAAGGTAGGCTCCATATCATAGACGACTCACATCCAATGTTtgatatgatggacaacccacatctaAGGTTAGAGGCATGAAGGGGCGTGCTTGTATGAGATGGAGttcttgcaattttttaaaatgacaGCAACTACCCCTAAAAAAGTTCAATTTGAATGTCTTACCAAAtgtgcttatttcaaataagagtttatttatttatttattttattttttataatctgAAAAAGTGATTTTACTGTATGAGCTTATTGTAAAATAGGTGCTAGAACAATAAGTCTTAATTCCCTAGCTCTTGTTAGAGTAGCTCTTATTGTGGATTAGATAAGAGTTGCCAatcaggcctttttttttttcttttttttttttttttgttttgttttgttttgttttgttttgttagcttgttagtacacccactgtcaggtaacacttcactgttagccaaccccactagggaatcgatgccaagacctcagtgccAATCAGACCCTTATGTTaccaaaaaaaaatgatggaaaaatcATAGGCCCCACTTAGTCTTATAAAAGACTGAGGATTATGTTTCAGCCTACCCATTCAGTAGCTTTTTTCCAAACCTGCGAAGGACTTCAAAACTAATACATTGCATAATGGCTGAGCTATTCTAATAGTTAGTCTTCAATCTTTTGGGCAGGTTCTTATTTCCAGGGTAAGCTTCTTTGGCTCAGATAAGGCCTCAAAGGAAGAGAAAGTTGGCCTCCAGTTGTACAAGAAAACAGCCGAAGCGGTTATGTGCGGTCTTATACCAGACTCCCCATCGGCCACATCCAGTAGAACAGATAGTAATTTCACTTGCAATGTTCTTTTACTCTTATGTATTTGTCCACACATTCCTGTCTTGCTTTATTGCTATCCTGTTTCTATTAATTGCATGGTCTCTTGCTATACAAAGTTTGTTCAACTAAAGCCATTAACATACCCTTCAGTATGGGTATTGACTGAAATGCTGCTGAATTTTATCAAAAGGATACTTGAATTGTCTGAAATGACTCTAAAATTAAGAATCCTACATCTCATCCCACAATGCCACATTTCATGgagctaagcccacatgcatctaTTCACATGCAACTCTCCCTACATGGTCAAATAAGCTGATATGTTGATGTGTGGATACGATAAGATGAAAATCAGACTCTTCCACTAACCTGATGGGTCACATGATATAGTAAATATGGATCTTTTGGAAAATTTAAAATGTCCACTGTTCCTTGTATGTCTGGCCACTTACAGTTaccaattttattattatttttaaaatttataaataaaaataattaaaaaaaaaaaagaatatctcACGCAGAGAGAGCTGAACATTGCATGTCCCAGAGGTCCCACCCATATGCTATACGTAGAGGGGTGCATGTGCACTTAGAGAAACTCATGTTTCACATAACTAGAATAATTTTCTCTTAATCCTCACCAAAGTTTGGCCTAtagagataaatatataaattacatCCCAAGCCATTTGTAGAAATCGGTTTTAGTCATTTATGTCCGAGTTAACTAGGTTGGTAAATGTTGTAAATGGAAGCCTCTCTGCAGTGTAAAGATTGCAATATCTAGCACTTTTTAATAAGCTTCACTCTCTTAGTATTTTTTACTTCTTACACAGGTGGCCTGATATGGGTAAGCGAATGGAATTGTCTGCAGCACACTACAGCCTCTGCATTCCTTGCTCTAGTTTACAGTGATTACATGTTCACATCTCAGACACCAGACCTTTATTGCAGTGGGAATTCCTACTCACCTAAAGATCTCCGTGATTTTGCAATTTCACAGGTGCATTCCCAATACATCAAGAAAAAAATGCATTTTGCAATTGTcctgttttcttttttaagaaatatttttgaGCTTCTTTCATGCAATTAGACATTATTATTTTCCCACCTTCGATGCCTCTCATGATTCTTCCACTTCTTTTCTAGGTCGACTATATATTGGGTGACAATCCTATGAAGCTGAGCTATCTTGTTGGATATGGGGAGGATTACCCACTTCAGGTGCACCATAGGGGAGCTTCAATTCCGGCCGATGTGAAGACAGGCTGTAAGGGCTTCAAGTGGCTAGAGTCGACTGAACCCAACCCGAACGTTGCTGTGGGAGCACTCGTAGGTGGTCCGTTCTTCAATGAAACGTATATGGACATCCGTAATAATTCCATGCAAGGAGAACCCACCACTTACAACAGTGCCTTCATCATGGGCCTCCTCTCTGGTTTGGTTACGAGATCCTCTGTGGTTGAATCATTTGACTAGTCCATATGTGTTCCTTGCTAACTAATCACTATTGATGTTTGTATACTGTATTAATACAGTGGGAGGCTGGTTCTTGTACAACTGTTGTAAGGGAGAATTTTGGGCAACTACTAACTTGTGGGgaccactgtggtgtgtgtatggcatccaacccatccaacaggaggtccatcatgaaaatggtgtacccaaaaatcaggcaatccaatcatcaggtgctGGTCCACCATAGAAAATTAATGGACAACTTCCCAAAAACCTCTATCttcatattgtggcccacctgattattggatcagcctgatttgaggcattccattttcatggtgggatgaCTCTGCCGGACAGGTTGAATGCCTTACACTAACCTTAGTGTGCCCCACAATCAACTAGTTGCACAAAATTCTTCTCTACAAGAACTTGACTCTAAATACGGAGAATGTAGAGTAATTTAGCTTGGGGAACATTCTTTTGCCATGTTAGCAGCATTTGGGCCATGTCAACTTTCACATCTTCAAGCTATCCTTTATATAGAGCCATTGATTGGTTGTTTTCATTGTGTTTGCACATCTTTCCAGCTATCCTTTGTATAGTCCTCAATGGAGTGGAATGGCATAATAGGATTCTTGTAGCTgactccaattagttgggaaCTTGGTataaggcttatatgatgataatgatgaaatGATGAAGGTGATTTAGTATATGATCTAAGCAGCCAATAGGCTCTTTCATTGCTTATTTGTATTGTTGGCTCATCCCCCACGGGTCCCACCAGGTAAACCATCTAGACTGTTGATTGATAAGATACATGTCGAAAAAGATTTGGGAGCTCCTTATTTGATGATTGATGGGGGTCTTGTGAGCTAAATCAAGTGTCATACATCTCGGGCTTGAAGTTACGGAGCTCCTTCAAAGTAGTGGCATTTGCTTGGTTAGTGGGCGGGAATAAGGTCCTCCTTGTGGATAACTTGTGCAAGTGGCATATGATTAATCTAAATGTTTGTTTATCATGCCTTTAAGATGAGGAATCGGTCAACTATATTTTCTTCATTGCCCATTTTCATCAAAGGTTTGGGATGGTTTCTTCCTTATGTTTGGATTAGCATGGGTTGTGCCAAGTTCGATTGACCAGTTCTGGGTTAAGGGCAAAGTGGGGAAGCGGATATTTAACATACAGGTTTATGGAATATTTAGCTGGAAACGATCA contains:
- the LOC131237311 gene encoding endoglucanase 24-like, which encodes MGAARRRSRSCICWLFVFAILIFVIVAVVIKFKGKLIHPDIVPGRPGPIVKKYAEALSIAVQFFDVQKSGKLVDNKISWRGDSALKDGSKAGLDLSKGMYDAGDHVKFGLPMAFTATMLSWAILEYGDQMKATKQLVSSQNSLKWITDYLVNCHPSKDVLYIQVGDPGVDHDCWQRPETMAEERPLTQVNKSSPGTEVAAETAAALASASLVFKAINSTYSDLLLEHAEQLFTFADTHRGSYSISIPQVQKFYNSTGYEDELLWAAAWLYHATSDTSYLKYVTVENGEEFADWEEPSWFSWDNKLAGAQVLISRVSFFGSDKASKEEKVGLQLYKKTAEAVMCGLIPDSPSATSSRTDSGLIWVSEWNCLQHTTASAFLALVYSDYMFTSQTPDLYCSGNSYSPKDLRDFAISQVDYILGDNPMKLSYLVGYGEDYPLQVHHRGASIPADVKTGCKGFKWLESTEPNPNVAVGALVGGPFFNETYMDIRNNSMQGEPTTYNSAFIMGLLSGLVTRSSVVESFD